In Aureibaculum algae, the following are encoded in one genomic region:
- a CDS encoding YbaB/EbfC family nucleoid-associated protein, giving the protein MFGDLQGMMGKLKETQQKIEETKKRLDTVFVEGSANQGKIKITVSANRVVKNIAIDSGLLEDKEELEDYLIIAMNDALKKANTINDAELAAAAKDGMPNIPGLDMFK; this is encoded by the coding sequence ATGTTTGGAGATTTACAAGGAATGATGGGTAAACTAAAAGAAACCCAACAAAAAATTGAGGAAACTAAAAAGCGATTAGATACTGTTTTTGTTGAAGGCTCAGCGAATCAAGGAAAAATTAAAATAACAGTGTCTGCCAATAGAGTGGTAAAAAATATTGCTATTGATAGTGGTCTGTTAGAGGATAAAGAAGAATTGGAAGATTATTTGATCATTGCCATGAATGATGCCCTTAAAAAAGCGAATACTATTAATGATGCAGAATTAGCTGCCGCTGCAAAGGACGGGATGCCTAATATTCCTGGTTTAGACATGTTCAAATAG
- a CDS encoding DUF4294 domain-containing protein → MKHIFILLVLSSTFLASAQNVSRDTIIDDKILIEGDSIMFTLDDVMVLSKLKFDSTKEQRYYYWYWKKVNNAYPFAKLAAERLLQLNEQLKKIRSNSKRRKHIKKMQKFMEEEFTDKLKKMTRTEGRILIKLIHRQTGLTTFELIKEYRSGWKAFWYNTTASLFKLSLKSEYHPESKAIDFLIEDILQRSFLKGRLDRQKSRLAIDYLELVPKYKNIDIVEVINNRAK, encoded by the coding sequence ATGAAACATATTTTTATCCTATTGGTTTTAAGTTCTACTTTTTTAGCATCAGCTCAAAATGTAAGTAGAGATACTATAATTGATGATAAAATATTAATTGAAGGAGACTCTATCATGTTTACTTTAGATGATGTGATGGTGTTAAGTAAATTAAAATTTGATTCAACAAAAGAACAACGCTATTACTATTGGTATTGGAAAAAAGTAAATAATGCGTATCCTTTTGCAAAATTAGCAGCGGAAAGATTACTTCAGCTCAATGAACAATTGAAAAAAATAAGATCGAACTCGAAACGTAGAAAGCATATAAAAAAGATGCAGAAATTTATGGAAGAAGAGTTTACGGATAAACTTAAAAAAATGACCCGTACTGAGGGCAGAATACTTATAAAATTAATCCATAGGCAAACAGGTTTAACTACTTTCGAATTGATAAAAGAATACAGAAGTGGTTGGAAGGCCTTTTGGTATAATACTACTGCCAGCCTATTTAAATTATCATTGAAAAGTGAATATCATCCTGAAAGTAAAGCTATAGATTTTTTAATAGAAGATATTTTACAACGTTCCTTTTTAAAGGGTAGGCTCGATAGGCAAAAGTCTCGATTGGCTATTGACTACCTAGAACTTGTACCTAAATATAAAAATATTGATATTGTTGAGGTCATAAATAATCGGGCTAAATAG
- a CDS encoding M42 family metallopeptidase, protein MAKKSILTKNSMTFLEKYLNNAAPTGYEWDGQKIWMEYLKPYVDEFITDTYGTAVGVINPKAKYKVVIEGHADEISWYVNYISDNGLIYVVRNGGSDHQIAPSKIVNIHTKKGIVKGVFGWPAIHTRSKAKEEAPKPSNIFIDCGCKTKEEVEKLGVHIGCVITYPDQFHILNKDNFVCRALDNRMGGFMIAEVARLLKENKKELPFGLYIVNSVQEEIGLRGAQMIAERIQPNAAIVTDVTHDTTTPMIEQKVQGHCETGKGPVIAYAPAVQQKLRDLITETAENNKIPFQRAALSRATGTDTDAFAYSNSGVASALISLPLRYMHTTVEMVHRDDVENVIKLIYESLLQIKDGETFSYFD, encoded by the coding sequence ATGGCGAAAAAGAGTATCCTCACAAAAAACTCAATGACTTTTTTAGAAAAGTATTTAAATAATGCAGCTCCAACAGGTTATGAATGGGATGGACAAAAAATATGGATGGAATATTTAAAGCCTTATGTTGATGAATTTATTACTGATACTTATGGTACGGCTGTTGGTGTTATCAATCCAAAAGCAAAATATAAAGTAGTTATTGAAGGACATGCCGATGAAATTTCTTGGTATGTAAATTACATCTCAGACAATGGTTTAATATATGTTGTAAGAAATGGTGGATCTGACCATCAGATTGCTCCGAGTAAAATTGTAAACATTCATACAAAAAAAGGAATCGTAAAAGGTGTTTTTGGATGGCCTGCAATTCATACACGGAGCAAGGCTAAAGAAGAAGCTCCTAAACCTAGTAATATTTTTATTGATTGTGGTTGTAAAACCAAAGAAGAAGTTGAAAAGCTAGGCGTACATATTGGTTGTGTAATAACGTATCCTGATCAATTTCACATTCTAAACAAAGACAATTTCGTTTGTAGAGCTTTAGACAACAGAATGGGTGGGTTTATGATTGCTGAAGTTGCAAGATTATTAAAAGAAAATAAAAAGGAATTACCTTTTGGTTTGTACATTGTAAACTCTGTTCAAGAAGAAATTGGCTTACGTGGTGCTCAAATGATTGCAGAAAGAATTCAACCGAATGCCGCAATTGTAACGGACGTTACACATGATACTACAACACCTATGATTGAGCAAAAGGTACAAGGTCATTGTGAAACTGGTAAAGGGCCTGTTATTGCTTACGCACCTGCGGTACAACAAAAATTACGTGATTTAATTACAGAAACGGCTGAAAATAACAAGATACCTTTTCAACGTGCTGCCCTTTCTCGTGCTACAGGAACAGATACCGATGCTTTTGCATATAGCAATAGTGGTGTAGCTAGTGCTCTTATTTCACTGCCATTACGTTACATGCATACCACTGTTGAAATGGTTCATAGAGATGATGTTGAAAATGTAATCAAATTAATATACGAATCGTTATTGCAAATAAAAGATGGGGAAACCTTCAGTTATTTTGACTAG
- a CDS encoding DUF294 nucleotidyltransferase-like domain-containing protein, which produces MKNSIAERVFDFIKVFPPFSLLSNEKLKIISEEVKIIYLEKGKTVFKENDTYHDCFYIVRNGAVGLFRTKQNQKEMIDICDGGDIFGLRALLAQENYTLEASANEEAIIYGIPIDVFQSASENSKKINKYLITTFASNAFAPYTREQSDEIFDDYIPKDNYDIENLQAAKYTKKIISCSPETSVKNAALKMSKHGIGCIVIANKENFPIGIITNSDLKNNIATGKFPIDIPVKDIMSSPVKSCKKNITVTEAQLQFIKFNIEHLCVTKDGTNHSPLIGILTHHDIVLSIGNNPSVLLKEIKRAKRTKNLRSVRAKAHKLLQSYLDQNIPLRHIVKIISEINDAITYRVIENAINKMHSAPPVAFAWMALGSQGRKEQLLYSDQDSALIFDDVPENLSEETKAYFLKLSGHITKALHKIGYEYCPAEMMASNPEWCLSRSEWKEQFKSWILHPDEKAILLSSIFFDYNRIYGDQSMIDDLSNSIFASLDQSSMLLSLLAKDILLSPPPLGFFKQLVLEKNGEYEDFFNVKRRALMPLIDAARLLILTHNVKDINNTALRYEKLSELEPENKELYDSCSYAFKALLKFKTKQGLVNNDSGKFINLETLSKDEKLKLKRCFKPIREIQELLKFRFKVIS; this is translated from the coding sequence ATGAAAAATTCCATTGCAGAAAGAGTTTTCGATTTTATAAAAGTATTTCCACCATTTAGTTTACTGAGTAATGAAAAGTTAAAAATTATTTCGGAAGAAGTTAAAATCATTTACCTAGAAAAAGGGAAAACTGTTTTTAAGGAAAATGATACGTATCACGACTGTTTTTATATTGTGAGAAATGGTGCTGTTGGTTTATTTAGAACCAAACAAAACCAAAAAGAAATGATTGACATTTGCGATGGAGGAGATATTTTTGGATTAAGAGCTCTTTTAGCTCAAGAAAACTACACCCTTGAAGCTTCCGCCAATGAAGAAGCAATTATTTATGGAATTCCAATTGATGTTTTTCAAAGTGCATCTGAAAACAGTAAAAAAATAAATAAGTATTTAATTACAACATTTGCTTCAAACGCTTTTGCCCCTTATACAAGAGAGCAAAGTGATGAGATTTTCGACGATTATATACCCAAAGACAATTATGATATCGAAAACTTACAAGCGGCTAAATACACAAAAAAAATAATTTCATGCTCTCCTGAAACCTCAGTAAAAAATGCTGCACTGAAAATGAGCAAACATGGAATTGGATGTATTGTGATTGCAAATAAAGAAAATTTTCCAATAGGAATAATTACAAATAGTGATTTAAAAAATAACATAGCAACTGGAAAATTCCCCATTGACATTCCTGTTAAAGACATTATGTCAAGTCCAGTAAAATCATGTAAAAAAAATATTACGGTTACCGAAGCTCAACTTCAATTTATAAAGTTTAATATAGAACACTTGTGTGTAACCAAAGACGGCACCAATCATTCTCCATTAATAGGTATTTTAACACATCATGATATCGTATTATCTATTGGTAATAATCCGTCAGTACTTTTAAAAGAAATAAAAAGGGCAAAAAGAACTAAAAACTTAAGAAGTGTTAGAGCAAAAGCTCATAAGTTATTGCAGTCTTATTTAGATCAAAACATACCATTACGACATATTGTAAAAATAATTTCTGAAATAAATGATGCAATTACATATCGTGTCATAGAAAATGCTATCAACAAAATGCACAGTGCTCCACCCGTTGCATTTGCATGGATGGCATTGGGTAGTCAAGGAAGAAAGGAACAATTGTTATACTCAGATCAGGATAGTGCTTTAATTTTTGACGATGTACCAGAAAACCTTTCTGAAGAAACAAAAGCTTATTTTTTAAAATTATCGGGACATATAACCAAAGCATTGCATAAGATTGGTTACGAATATTGCCCTGCAGAAATGATGGCTAGCAATCCGGAATGGTGCTTATCTCGTTCGGAATGGAAAGAACAATTTAAAAGTTGGATATTACATCCTGATGAAAAAGCCATTCTATTGTCTTCCATATTTTTCGATTACAATAGAATTTATGGTGATCAATCTATGATTGATGATTTATCTAATAGCATATTCGCATCTTTAGACCAATCATCAATGTTACTATCTTTATTAGCTAAAGACATATTGTTAAGCCCACCTCCTCTTGGTTTTTTCAAACAATTGGTTTTAGAAAAAAACGGTGAGTATGAAGATTTTTTCAATGTTAAAAGAAGAGCTTTAATGCCTCTAATAGATGCCGCCCGTTTATTAATTTTAACGCATAATGTGAAAGACATCAACAACACCGCTTTACGTTATGAAAAACTCAGTGAATTAGAACCAGAAAACAAAGAACTTTATGATTCATGTTCTTACGCCTTTAAAGCCTTGTTAAAATTTAAAACTAAACAAGGGTTGGTTAATAATGATTCTGGTAAGTTCATTAATTTAGAAACATTAAGTAAAGATGAAAAATTAAAACTTAAACGTTGTTTTAAACCTATTAGAGAAATTCAAGAGTTGTTAAAGTTTCGTTTTAAGGTAATCAGCTGA
- a CDS encoding RrF2 family transcriptional regulator, with translation MFSKACEYGIKASTYIALQSLQDKRVSLKEIAEEINSPVAFTAKILHQLAKNDILDSVKGPAGGFQIEKENVEKLKLSHVVFAIDGDSIYSGCGLGLEKCNEQQPCPLHDKFVIIRNELKQMLEETSLLDLTSGLDLGITFLKR, from the coding sequence ATGTTTTCTAAAGCCTGTGAATACGGAATTAAAGCCTCAACTTACATTGCCTTACAATCGTTGCAAGACAAGCGTGTGAGCCTTAAAGAAATTGCAGAAGAGATCAATTCTCCGGTTGCCTTTACTGCTAAAATACTGCATCAATTGGCGAAAAACGATATATTAGATTCCGTTAAAGGTCCCGCCGGTGGATTTCAAATTGAAAAAGAAAATGTTGAGAAATTGAAATTAAGTCATGTTGTTTTTGCAATTGACGGAGATTCTATCTATTCGGGTTGTGGTTTAGGTTTAGAAAAATGCAATGAACAGCAACCCTGCCCTTTACACGACAAATTTGTAATCATACGCAACGAACTTAAACAAATGCTAGAAGAAACGAGTCTGCTTGACTTAACTTCAGGTTTAGATTTAGGCATTACATTTTTAAAACGATAA
- the ric gene encoding iron-sulfur cluster repair di-iron protein, whose amino-acid sequence MNKTIEKTIGQIVAEDYRIAQVFKNHGIDFCCKGDRSVEEVAQKNNVDASLLYKEIEAIQNLNTNESIDFKSWSLDLLADYIEKKHHRYVEEKIPVLKQYLHKLCKVHGSRHPELFEITEHFNASAGELTAHMKKEELILFPIIRKMIDVNLKGTEMSKPHFGTVENPIEVMMNEHENEGDRFREIDRLSNSYTPPADACNTYQVTFSLLKEFEDDLHQHIHLENNILFPKAIVLEKEIAFQN is encoded by the coding sequence ATGAATAAAACAATAGAAAAAACAATTGGTCAAATAGTAGCAGAAGATTATAGAATTGCACAAGTATTCAAAAATCATGGTATTGACTTTTGTTGTAAAGGAGATAGAAGTGTTGAAGAGGTTGCACAAAAAAATAATGTAGATGCTTCCCTACTCTATAAAGAAATAGAAGCAATTCAAAATCTAAATACAAATGAAAGTATCGATTTTAAATCATGGTCTTTAGACTTATTGGCTGATTATATTGAGAAAAAACATCACCGTTATGTAGAAGAAAAAATACCTGTTTTAAAACAGTACTTACACAAATTATGTAAAGTACATGGCAGTCGTCATCCCGAGTTGTTTGAAATTACTGAACATTTTAATGCATCAGCTGGTGAGCTAACTGCACATATGAAAAAGGAGGAGTTGATTCTTTTCCCTATCATTCGGAAAATGATAGACGTAAACCTTAAAGGTACAGAAATGTCTAAACCTCATTTCGGAACCGTCGAAAACCCAATAGAAGTGATGATGAACGAACATGAAAATGAAGGAGACCGATTTAGAGAAATTGATCGTTTAAGCAATAGCTATACCCCACCTGCTGATGCTTGTAATACCTATCAGGTAACATTTTCCTTATTAAAAGAATTTGAAGATGACTTACATCAACATATCCATCTTGAAAATAACATACTTTTCCCAAAAGCAATTGTATTAGAAAAAGAAATAGCCTTTCAAAACTAA
- a CDS encoding hemerythrin domain-containing protein: MDTKKPLRRVKELQFLSREHHHTLLLSWKIRTGFQKGVDISIIKKYVDWFYNYHIQKHFNMEELHVFPILGNQHELVKKANSEHKRLIKLFTTQVDIEKSLSLLEEELEQHVRFEERILFKEIQEIATDQQLKMIEAIHTEEDFIDNTTNEFWK, translated from the coding sequence ATGGATACAAAAAAACCATTAAGAAGAGTAAAAGAACTACAATTTTTAAGTAGAGAGCATCATCATACACTTTTATTATCATGGAAAATTAGAACAGGATTCCAAAAGGGTGTTGACATTTCAATAATTAAAAAATATGTAGATTGGTTTTACAATTATCATATTCAAAAGCATTTCAACATGGAGGAACTCCATGTCTTTCCAATTCTTGGCAATCAACATGAATTAGTTAAGAAAGCAAATTCTGAACATAAAAGATTAATTAAATTGTTTACCACACAAGTCGATATCGAGAAATCACTTAGTTTACTTGAAGAAGAGCTTGAGCAACATGTTCGATTTGAAGAACGCATTTTATTCAAAGAAATACAAGAAATTGCAACAGACCAACAACTAAAAATGATTGAGGCAATACATACCGAAGAAGATTTTATAGATAATACTACAAACGAATTTTGGAAATAA